A window of Luteolibacter flavescens contains these coding sequences:
- a CDS encoding cation diffusion facilitator family transporter has protein sequence MMTLSLAVAVVLLVAKTIAAAMTGSSAIYSDAAESVTHLLAVAFAAWALRLAHKPSDDTHHFGHDKVAFISSGFEGAMISAAALLILYDAGRQAISGSVIESMGLGILVTAGAAAVNLVLGMALLRVGRKHNSQVLRANGEHVLADVWTSGAVIIALGLVYFTGWRWWDPICAILAGSKLLWTGWRLMRESFGGLMDEADLAVEKELRDILDADCATRGLSYHNLRHRHSGRTHWVEFHLVFPDETDLGDAHEIATELEGRVAAQIGQDVRVISHLEPRSAEHQEEPWELR, from the coding sequence ATGATGACCCTGTCACTCGCCGTGGCGGTGGTGCTGCTCGTCGCGAAGACGATCGCGGCGGCCATGACGGGATCCTCGGCGATTTACTCAGACGCCGCGGAGTCCGTGACCCACTTGCTCGCCGTGGCCTTTGCCGCATGGGCACTGCGGCTGGCGCACAAGCCGTCCGACGACACGCATCACTTCGGCCATGACAAGGTGGCCTTCATTTCCTCGGGGTTCGAGGGCGCGATGATCAGTGCGGCGGCGCTGCTCATCCTCTACGATGCGGGCCGCCAGGCGATCAGCGGCTCCGTGATCGAGAGCATGGGCCTCGGCATCCTCGTCACCGCCGGAGCCGCCGCGGTGAACCTGGTGCTCGGCATGGCGCTGCTGCGCGTGGGCAGGAAGCACAACTCCCAGGTGCTGCGCGCGAATGGCGAGCACGTGCTCGCGGACGTATGGACCAGCGGCGCGGTGATCATCGCGCTCGGCCTGGTGTACTTCACTGGCTGGCGCTGGTGGGACCCCATCTGCGCGATCCTCGCCGGCAGCAAGCTCCTGTGGACCGGCTGGCGGCTGATGCGCGAGAGCTTCGGCGGGCTGATGGACGAGGCCGACCTGGCCGTGGAAAAGGAACTGCGCGACATCCTCGACGCCGACTGCGCCACCCGGGGCCTCTCCTACCACAATCTCCGCCACCGCCACTCCGGACGCACGCATTGGGTTGAATTCCACCTCGTCTTCCCCGACGAAACCGACCTCGGCGACGCCCACGAAATCGCCACCGAACTCGAAGGCCGAGTCGCCGCACAAATCGGCCAGGACGTCCGCGTCATCTCCCACCTCGAGCCCCGCTCCGCAGAACACCAGGAGGAGCCGTGGGAGCTGAGGTAG
- the recO gene encoding DNA repair protein RecO, which translates to MEHCHGTLIRLTKLTDTSWIVHWFTAGHGLIKTVAKGARSPKSQFAGKLDLFFDAEITWAKARTGELHGLREVAVATTREPIRGNYNAMLLSGYWCRLLELLIERDHPEPELADLLRRGLDHVASNGPSIRAMVHFEQELARNLGILRERKQAVSALRETLGSLPPQRAQLMERLSPAAEIPVAETETGDLK; encoded by the coding sequence ATGGAGCACTGCCACGGCACCCTGATCCGTCTGACCAAGCTGACCGACACCAGTTGGATCGTACATTGGTTCACGGCAGGGCACGGGCTGATCAAGACCGTGGCGAAGGGTGCGCGCAGCCCGAAAAGCCAGTTCGCCGGGAAGCTGGACCTGTTTTTCGACGCCGAGATCACTTGGGCGAAGGCGCGCACCGGAGAGCTGCACGGCCTGCGGGAAGTCGCGGTGGCCACCACGCGGGAGCCGATCCGCGGTAATTACAATGCAATGCTTTTGTCAGGCTATTGGTGCCGCCTGCTGGAGCTGCTGATCGAGCGTGACCACCCGGAACCGGAATTGGCCGATTTACTGCGAAGAGGGCTCGATCATGTCGCATCTAACGGCCCTTCCATACGTGCAATGGTGCATTTCGAGCAGGAACTCGCGAGAAATCTGGGCATTCTGCGCGAACGCAAGCAGGCGGTCAGCGCGCTCCGCGAAACGCTCGGCAGCCTCCCTCCGCAGCGTGCCCAATTGATGGAACGACTTTCACCCGCAGCAGAAATACCCGTTGCGGAAACCGAAACCGGTGATTTAAAGTAA
- a CDS encoding PEP-CTERM sorting domain-containing protein — MASLFLAASASGATIAGYAPTTGLTSTYARHGISFTTADDGTADKLETIAFFNGSTVSGNGMLYLFTSAYLDAPINIEGDVGAIASAAFVAGVGFDFSTSNITLLPNTTYFAYSRAGFYVSTTTGNGYAGGAHFQAGNNFDAYVGSTGRDAAFLVTGTAVPEPGSLALVAGGLLAAAARRRRK; from the coding sequence ATGGCTTCGCTCTTCCTCGCCGCTTCGGCTTCCGGCGCGACGATCGCGGGCTACGCTCCCACCACCGGCCTTACCTCGACCTATGCCCGCCATGGCATCTCCTTCACCACCGCGGATGACGGCACCGCGGACAAGCTGGAGACCATCGCCTTCTTCAATGGTTCCACGGTCTCCGGCAACGGAATGCTCTACCTCTTCACGTCGGCTTATCTTGATGCGCCGATCAATATCGAAGGTGATGTCGGCGCCATCGCGTCGGCGGCCTTCGTTGCCGGCGTGGGCTTCGACTTCTCCACGTCGAATATCACGCTGCTTCCCAATACCACCTACTTCGCCTACTCGCGGGCAGGTTTCTATGTCTCCACCACCACCGGCAATGGCTATGCCGGAGGCGCACATTTCCAGGCTGGAAACAATTTTGATGCCTATGTCGGCTCGACCGGTCGCGACGCTGCCTTCCTGGTGACGGGCACCGCGGTGCCGGAACCGGGCAGCCTCGCCCTGGTCGCCGGTGGCCTGCTCGCCGCAGCAGCGCGCCGCCGCCGGAAGTGA
- a CDS encoding tetratricopeptide repeat protein — protein MDSPTATLIQILRGRVDELVAVGDLDEAVHAATAAVLKAQQMLSSDLESIDEFASSLEVRADVYRQLGLLEEARDDYKQAIEQLENRPDRSSQIGRLYAGYGAVHDQLGNSERAAELWQQAIHYFEASEPPALLDIASMSNNIAYLKKAGGDVEGSEAHFLRALEILHKELGPDNEETASVSNNIGALYQSAGYFEQAREMHLMALDARRKLFGENHHDTAQSHNNLALALLATGDKAWAQRHFEKSIAGFKSLGIEYAEDLVAVAENYSAFLREEGLFTRADEIAAEINGGSVAGVA, from the coding sequence ATGGACTCACCAACAGCTACCCTGATTCAAATCCTCCGCGGCCGTGTCGATGAACTCGTCGCCGTGGGAGACCTCGACGAAGCAGTCCACGCCGCGACCGCTGCAGTCCTCAAGGCGCAGCAGATGCTCAGCAGCGACCTGGAGAGCATCGACGAGTTCGCCAGCTCCCTCGAGGTGCGCGCGGACGTCTATCGCCAGCTCGGCCTCCTCGAGGAAGCGCGGGACGATTACAAGCAGGCCATCGAGCAGCTTGAGAATCGCCCGGACCGCAGTTCACAGATCGGCCGCCTCTACGCCGGCTACGGCGCGGTGCACGACCAGCTCGGCAACAGCGAGCGCGCCGCCGAACTCTGGCAACAGGCCATCCACTACTTCGAGGCATCCGAGCCACCCGCGCTGCTCGACATTGCCTCGATGTCCAACAACATCGCCTACCTGAAGAAGGCGGGCGGCGACGTGGAAGGCTCCGAGGCGCACTTCCTGCGTGCCTTGGAAATCCTTCACAAGGAGCTGGGCCCCGACAACGAGGAGACGGCCTCCGTGTCCAACAATATCGGCGCGCTCTATCAATCGGCCGGCTACTTCGAACAGGCCCGCGAGATGCACCTGATGGCGCTCGATGCACGCCGCAAGCTCTTCGGCGAGAATCATCACGACACCGCCCAATCCCACAACAACCTCGCGCTGGCGCTGCTGGCCACCGGTGACAAGGCGTGGGCGCAGCGGCACTTCGAGAAGTCAATCGCCGGCTTCAAGTCGCTGGGGATCGAATACGCCGAAGACCTCGTGGCCGTGGCCGAGAACTACTCCGCATTCCTGCGCGAGGAAGGTCTCTTCACCCGTGCCGACGAGATCGCAGCCGAGATTAACGGCGGATCGGTGGCCGGAGTCGCCTGA